TTCATCTTCCGACAAGGTACGGAATTTTAAGAATTGCCATGCTGTGGAGCTCGTAGAATTAAGGATTTTGCCTCCGACTAGTTGAATTGGGTCCGGTCGAATCGGTCCGTTATTCAGTTTCCGGGTGTCTCTGGATGAGTGAGCTGCATGTTGAGCTTGATTCTCATACTGGGTTTATTCATGGCAAGTGAATGCAAGATTAGAAGCTTTTAATGTAGTCTTGGGCATTTCCTTTCTGTAGATGGAAATATGATCAGAATCTGTCTATTGTCCATTTCATATTATGTTTTTACGATAAATCTCACTCTCTTCGATTGAGCTCCAGACTTATGATCGATCCCACATCGAAGAATTGCTAAACAAAGGCGACAAGAGATGTCCGCAGACCCAGAAATCGCTTTCCCACACGGTACTCACTCCGAACAGCTTGATCCAAGAACTGATTTGTCAATGGTGCACTGAGCGAGGAATTGAGCCGCCAAAAGCGCTGCAGGACACGGTAGATAAAGCTGTAATCGACCCCAACCGAGAATGTTTCGAATTGCTGCTCAACAAGTTTTCCACTTCCTCCTCCTTCGAGGATCGTAAGGCAGCTGCCAAAGAGCTTCAGCAGTTGACCAAGCGGGTCCCATCCTTTCGGGCCTTTTTCACGGGATCGTCAAGCACAATCACGGCATTGCTGAATGCTGCGACCCATCCCGAGCTTCAGGAGGATTTGACTGCCACAGTTTTTAATCTCTCGGTTCACAAGGAGAATGGAAAAGTGGTGGGAAAAGATCcatccatcatctctcttctCATAGAGTTGATGAAAAATGGGTCAATAAAATCAAGGAGTAATGCAGCAGCTGCTCTGTTCACGTTGCTGGCTGATGATTCAAGCAAGTGCCTTATCGGAAGAATGGGTGCTCTCAGCCCTCTGATCCACCTCCTCAAAGAAGTGGAACCACTGGCTCTAAATGATGTTGTTTCAGCAATATCGAGCCTGTGCAGCATAGTCGAGAATAAAGAGAGAGCCGTTAACGAAGGGGTGGTGGGTGTAATTCTTAGTAAGATAAAGAGCTGTGGACCGTCAGCTGAGTTGATTTCCCTTCTTGCCTCATTTGCCACTGATCAGGACGCTGTGGACCAAATGGGAGAGCTCCGAGCAGTCTCTTGCTTGCTTGGGATTCTGAAGGAGATCCCAAACGAGCACAGCAAGGAACACTGTGTTGCAATTCTCTATTTGATAGCTACCCGTGATTCGAGCAAGTTAAGGGAGATTAGGCGGGACGAGAAGTCCAACGGGACGCTCTCTGCACTTGCTCGGAGTCAAACTTCAACTATGAGGGCGAAGAGGAAGGCCAACAGCATCCTTGATAAGATTCAAAGAATGTATCTGGAGATGCACACTAGTTGAATACCCTTCATCTGTGAATATGCTCCTTGTTCTTCACTGTACATACCTACAGAGTCGGCCTTAGTTCGCGTAGAAAAAATCTCGTACAGAATTCAGATACGCCCACAACACAACGGGAAGTTTTGGTACGTCAAAAGCATCACCCCTCAGGcaaatattttcctttttccccttCTATTACATTGTCCAATGCAAACAAGGTGCAAAGAGTTGGTATACCTTCTTTTCTGTCACCTGATGAATACGAAATTTTCTTGGCATATGATGCTGAGATgcctttttcttgtttttataTCAATCACAGGATGCAATTCCGTTTTTGCCAGGTTATTTGTAATGCTCAATAGACAAGTCAATTGCCGGGCTACCATACAATTGTCCGGATGGGTAAGATGGTGCACTGTTTGATTAGATCTCGAAGACTTCAGGAAGGTCAAAAGCCATTCAAAGTGCAGCTGAGAACTGAGTGTACTCATCTGGCTCTGGAGATTTCCAGGATTTGGCACTTTCTTAGCATCATTATCAGCTGCTTGACTGCCGGGCCAATCGTAACGTCGTTTCTGACCCGAAAACCATTTCAAAgaaatcattacaacccatgCCATTAGCGGATTAGTGAACTCTCTTCTGTGTGACTGTCTCTCTACCTGTCTTTTTCCTCTGTCATATGATATTGACTGTTAATAATTGCAACTTCTGTGGTGAAATGAGACCGACGGGGATTGCAGAAGGTGCTCTGCTCTATgattgcccttttttttttttcatgggAGGTCTGAGAGATCTGTGAATGATATGGACTGAATTTTATCCTCCTATGAGTTTATGCCAACAACGAGCCATGTTTGAAGCATAAAGAGGAGATCAGTTCCTTTTAGGTGGTAGGGACGTGTCCAAGTTCTCTTGTCTGTCTTATGTGTCGTCTGCAGATTGGGCAGTGATCAATGGTCGTATAGGCCCTGCCCAAGAGATTTTGAAGTTTCTTTTGATAGCCCATGTGATTGGGTTAGGTGATTCGGCTCATCTTTCTCCTATAATAAGGTCTTTGGAATCGAATTTTGTGAATGTAGTAAATACA
The sequence above is drawn from the Punica granatum isolate Tunisia-2019 chromosome 5, ASM765513v2, whole genome shotgun sequence genome and encodes:
- the LOC116208688 gene encoding U-box domain-containing protein 9-like, producing MALTGGVPELSRELSRLAAEIVGEEDCGVDVIDDAVGILCALRGLVSAQDEKPPPSELLDEAAVPEEFLCPISKRLMQEPVVLETGQTYDRSHIEELLNKGDKRCPQTQKSLSHTVLTPNSLIQELICQWCTERGIEPPKALQDTVDKAVIDPNRECFELLLNKFSTSSSFEDRKAAAKELQQLTKRVPSFRAFFTGSSSTITALLNAATHPELQEDLTATVFNLSVHKENGKVVGKDPSIISLLIELMKNGSIKSRSNAAAALFTLLADDSSKCLIGRMGALSPLIHLLKEVEPLALNDVVSAISSLCSIVENKERAVNEGVVGVILSKIKSCGPSAELISLLASFATDQDAVDQMGELRAVSCLLGILKEIPNEHSKEHCVAILYLIATRDSSKLREIRRDEKSNGTLSALARSQTSTMRAKRKANSILDKIQRMYLEMHTS